From the genome of Pelagicoccus sp. SDUM812003, one region includes:
- a CDS encoding TonB-dependent receptor plug domain-containing protein, which produces MNKQPKASACAATPRENNARKRGSTTYRFALAILMSNLAMAGHGQESENKKEEIFELSPFEVNSSNDSGYVAENTLSGTRLNTAVKDLATTMSILTEQFWDDTAASSVNDMLIYTPGAERSDTQFGGGNARSQFWGDNTIFRGVQVENIVRNQFRSNIPSDTYNASRFEISRGPNAVLFGVTREPAGLVNRTTKDATFSNSNEAEIRIDEHGSLRASIGLNRVLIEDVLSARIDLLSDEQDHWIEPGFQDQRRIYSAINYTPNDKLSVKFRTEHMTWDRAAVDPSVGSDRVSAWIAAGRPGVDISASEDIPAESYPSGTARMTSVNQVAFVNDGSGRMINLRNFAQGDITRLINGSAASLPLEFAPLDFNFFGTAGSQYFSGRNYQGVVQYRASEKVNLEFAYNDEFMLYDFIAAGNSNLFVDANTTLDDGITENPHFGDYFALATPSFRLKQDRYLRGARLSGSVRHDFAENDRFAWLGKHDFVAMLEQNTDEFYWDVLRLIPEGTAAADESATLGRVITYVDLENKELSGPTWSRDFQSMLNSVPGNNYSWQNGINGSGITNNRTEIDSALFVWQGRFWDDRIVPTLGWRQDEIYQYSTSPAPDTGGEEVRFTAREIGYAIDTLNSGAKPNTANQGIVFHAIENAGPIDHFSLFFNRADSFAASNFNLRPDNSTLPAKTGETEDFGFRFGLMDGKISGVFTIFDMDVKNSTASVSWRPVWFALDDLFGAVGINEYHDIAQVSDTQDLKSEGWEFQLTGNITRNWRIMFGVDHYKTFDSNVVPVTLDLIDEYGPTFQSNAAVIVPDREEEITVGELYDQMLTDLALQLAQVGGYKNNERQYKSTLLTSYSFSDGAMKGISFGGNAIWRDKPATGFAFREDPELGLVVDADNPFFGEDSFNVGLHASYERKILKDSVDWKVQLNINNIGDEDPFVTRHTVAASAPTTPIVQTYSRGNPQTLVLTNTFRW; this is translated from the coding sequence AATCCTGATGTCGAACCTCGCTATGGCCGGACACGGACAAGAAAGCGAAAACAAAAAAGAGGAAATATTCGAGCTCTCTCCCTTCGAAGTCAACTCGTCCAACGATTCCGGATACGTCGCGGAAAACACGCTCTCCGGCACTCGACTCAACACTGCGGTCAAGGACCTAGCGACCACCATGTCGATCCTAACCGAGCAGTTCTGGGATGACACCGCAGCATCGAGCGTCAATGACATGCTCATCTACACACCAGGAGCCGAACGAAGCGACACCCAATTCGGAGGAGGCAACGCCCGCTCTCAATTCTGGGGCGACAACACGATCTTCCGCGGTGTCCAAGTCGAGAACATTGTACGCAACCAGTTTCGTTCCAATATCCCCTCCGACACCTACAACGCTTCACGTTTCGAAATTTCCCGCGGCCCCAACGCTGTGCTTTTCGGAGTAACACGAGAACCGGCCGGATTGGTAAACCGAACCACTAAGGACGCCACTTTTTCCAATTCCAACGAGGCCGAAATCCGCATCGACGAGCACGGTTCGCTACGTGCCAGCATCGGACTGAACCGCGTACTCATTGAAGATGTTCTCTCTGCTCGAATCGATCTGCTCAGCGACGAGCAAGACCACTGGATAGAACCGGGCTTCCAAGACCAACGCCGCATATACTCGGCAATTAACTACACGCCGAACGACAAGCTATCCGTCAAGTTCCGAACCGAACACATGACTTGGGACCGAGCCGCCGTGGACCCCTCCGTGGGCAGCGATCGTGTCTCAGCTTGGATCGCAGCCGGACGCCCGGGAGTCGATATTTCAGCAAGCGAAGACATCCCCGCCGAGTCCTACCCATCGGGAACTGCCCGGATGACGAGCGTCAACCAAGTCGCCTTTGTCAATGATGGTTCAGGACGCATGATCAACCTGCGAAATTTCGCCCAAGGTGACATTACACGGCTGATCAACGGCTCGGCCGCGTCACTGCCTTTGGAATTCGCCCCACTAGACTTCAACTTCTTCGGAACTGCTGGGTCGCAATACTTCTCCGGACGCAATTACCAAGGCGTTGTCCAGTACCGGGCCAGCGAAAAAGTAAACCTCGAGTTCGCCTACAACGACGAGTTCATGCTCTATGACTTCATCGCAGCCGGCAACAGCAACCTCTTCGTCGACGCCAACACAACCCTCGACGACGGGATCACAGAGAATCCACACTTCGGCGATTATTTCGCCTTAGCGACTCCAAGCTTCCGCCTGAAACAGGATCGCTACCTGCGAGGGGCGCGCCTGTCCGGATCGGTCCGGCACGATTTCGCTGAGAACGACCGGTTCGCCTGGCTCGGCAAACATGACTTTGTGGCAATGCTCGAACAGAACACCGACGAGTTCTACTGGGACGTACTGCGCCTCATCCCAGAAGGAACGGCAGCGGCCGACGAAAGCGCCACCCTTGGACGCGTCATCACTTACGTCGACTTGGAGAATAAGGAGCTCTCGGGGCCGACCTGGAGTCGCGATTTTCAGAGCATGCTCAACTCAGTACCAGGAAACAACTACAGCTGGCAAAACGGAATCAATGGCAGCGGCATCACCAACAACAGAACCGAAATCGACTCTGCCCTCTTCGTCTGGCAAGGTCGCTTCTGGGACGATCGTATTGTGCCTACCCTTGGTTGGCGCCAAGACGAAATCTATCAATACAGTACCTCCCCTGCGCCTGACACAGGGGGAGAAGAAGTCCGATTTACTGCTCGGGAAATTGGTTACGCGATCGATACCTTGAATTCCGGGGCAAAGCCCAACACAGCGAATCAAGGCATCGTATTTCACGCTATCGAGAACGCGGGCCCCATCGATCACTTCTCACTCTTCTTCAATCGAGCGGACTCATTCGCTGCCTCCAACTTCAACCTCAGGCCAGACAATAGCACCCTACCCGCAAAGACAGGCGAGACGGAAGACTTTGGTTTCCGATTCGGCCTTATGGATGGAAAAATCAGCGGAGTATTTACCATCTTCGACATGGACGTAAAAAACTCGACCGCATCCGTCTCTTGGCGTCCTGTCTGGTTCGCCCTGGACGACCTGTTCGGTGCAGTTGGCATCAACGAATACCACGACATCGCTCAGGTTTCGGATACCCAAGACCTCAAATCCGAGGGCTGGGAATTCCAACTGACAGGAAACATCACCCGCAATTGGCGGATCATGTTCGGAGTCGATCACTACAAAACGTTCGATTCGAATGTCGTGCCCGTAACTCTCGACCTGATCGATGAGTACGGCCCCACCTTCCAGTCCAACGCAGCTGTCATCGTACCCGATCGCGAAGAGGAGATCACCGTCGGCGAACTCTACGACCAAATGCTGACCGATCTCGCACTTCAACTCGCTCAAGTCGGCGGTTACAAGAACAACGAACGCCAGTACAAGTCCACTCTCTTGACCAGCTACTCCTTTTCAGACGGAGCGATGAAAGGCATTAGTTTCGGTGGCAACGCGATCTGGCGCGACAAGCCAGCCACCGGCTTTGCGTTCCGCGAAGACCCAGAACTTGGACTTGTGGTCGATGCAGACAACCCCTTCTTCGGAGAGGACTCCTTTAACGTTGGTCTACACGCCTCCTACGAGCGCAAGATCCTGAAGGACAGTGTAGATTGGAAAGTTCAGCTAAACATCAACAATATCGGCGACGAGGACCCATTCGTCACCCGACACACTGTAGCTGCCTCCGCACCCACGACTCCCATCGTGCAGACCTACAGCAGAGGCAACCCGCAGACCTTGGTGCTCACCAACACCTTCCGTTGGTAA